A genomic window from Chlamydiales bacterium includes:
- the miaA gene encoding tRNA (adenosine(37)-N6)-dimethylallyltransferase MiaA: MTDLQVCEQAIFEEISFSCLLPLKKRDDHSQGVGKKKVILIAGPTGSGKTELSLILAECLNKCEIISTDSMQVYRGMDIGTAKPSLLEQASVPHHLIDIRHITETFNVVDFYYEAQECIKAILSRGNIPILVGGAGFYFRALLYGPPSGPPSIPQVRCALEHELKTKGVDALFERLAKLDPTYTATITRGDKHKIIRALEIITLTREQVSSFSWKERAPPSNYDYRCWFVFRPRDVLYKRIEDRCEKMLESGLLEEVKGLIHEGLKQNLSACQAIGYKQCLDFLDTAQTEEEYKKFVAAFKQASRRYAKKQFTWFKKEESFRWLNIDLHDFETAAEIIIRDYLK, translated from the coding sequence GTGACAGATCTACAAGTATGTGAACAAGCTATTTTTGAAGAGATCTCATTCTCTTGTTTGCTGCCACTTAAAAAGAGAGACGATCACAGCCAAGGAGTGGGCAAAAAAAAAGTTATCCTCATTGCAGGACCTACAGGATCTGGAAAAACTGAGCTCTCTTTAATTCTTGCAGAATGCCTCAACAAGTGCGAAATCATCTCAACAGACTCCATGCAGGTCTATAGAGGCATGGATATTGGCACTGCAAAACCAAGCCTTCTTGAACAAGCATCTGTGCCTCATCACCTCATTGACATCCGTCACATTACTGAAACCTTTAATGTTGTAGACTTTTATTATGAAGCCCAAGAGTGCATCAAAGCAATCTTGTCAAGAGGGAATATCCCTATACTTGTTGGAGGTGCTGGATTTTATTTTCGTGCATTGCTTTACGGACCACCCAGTGGCCCTCCATCTATTCCTCAGGTAAGGTGCGCCCTTGAGCATGAGCTAAAAACAAAGGGTGTCGATGCTCTTTTTGAAAGACTTGCAAAATTAGATCCTACCTATACAGCTACAATTACAAGAGGAGATAAACATAAAATTATCAGAGCGCTAGAAATCATTACCCTCACAAGGGAGCAGGTGAGTTCTTTTTCTTGGAAAGAGAGAGCTCCCCCTTCTAACTATGATTACCGCTGCTGGTTTGTTTTTCGCCCACGAGACGTTCTTTACAAACGCATCGAAGATCGTTGTGAAAAGATGCTAGAATCTGGGCTGCTAGAAGAGGTTAAAGGCCTCATCCACGAAGGCCTCAAACAAAACCTTTCTGCATGCCAGGCAATTGGTTACAAGCAATGCCTAGATTTTTTAGACACCGCTCAAACAGAAGAGGAGTACAAAAAATTCGTTGCTGCCTTCAAGCAAGCTTCTCGTCGTTATGCAAAAAAACAATTCACCTGGTTTAAAAAAGAGGAGTCATTTCGCTGGCTCAACATTGACCTGCACGACTTTGAAACCGCCGCAGAAATCATCATCCGTGATTACTTAAAATAG
- a CDS encoding STAS domain-containing protein has translation MNITEEKKGEVVIVHLQGRLDANSSPAIESKINELTQAGSLKILIDMHDVDYLSSAGMRVLLSVTKKLKSVNGKLGVFALTDDVMDIIKMAGFHQILFIAPSEEEAIKAL, from the coding sequence ATGAATATTACTGAAGAAAAAAAAGGCGAAGTTGTCATTGTCCACCTTCAAGGCAGACTTGATGCTAACTCATCTCCAGCTATTGAATCCAAAATTAATGAGCTAACGCAAGCTGGCAGCTTAAAAATCCTCATCGACATGCACGATGTGGACTACTTAAGTAGCGCTGGAATGCGTGTTCTTCTATCCGTTACAAAAAAGCTTAAAAGTGTAAACGGTAAATTGGGAGTTTTTGCACTAACGGATGACGTCATGGATATCATCAAAATGGCAGGCTTTCACCAAATACTTTTTATCGCTCCATCAGAGGAAGAGGCTATAAAAGCACTCTAG